Proteins found in one Salvelinus alpinus chromosome 11, SLU_Salpinus.1, whole genome shotgun sequence genomic segment:
- the LOC139533443 gene encoding zyxin-like, whose protein sequence is MPAIGQNPLSVPAIGQNPLSMPAIGQNPLLRSASEPLIGQKPLSVPVIGQNPLSVPVIGQELTVFQTPSPPQFKDTPADRVEEPPLVTDPQSQLQPYYPQPYPYYPLTTQLLPNLETLTPGEQAQIMSRFHIIPSVSQDGQTVFPTWQLSGAVGGAQSQSSSLSSEEDASPPVVYTRVMLPPVVPAYQSQGLSVDPNPDPSPLTPDPLPLTPDPGHAHLGNPPTVAPMASGGQGTPKPEVGGAVGVQMKWAVGVREGGGVQIKSGGADNPCPLEKIPPVRETQTSTHSDPGLTHRLTPWHLPSRAKGDGGRA, encoded by the exons ATGCCTGCCATTGGCCAGAATCCTCTATCGGTGCCTGCCATTGGCCAGAATCCTCTATCGATGCCTGCCATCGGTCAGAATCCTCTTCTACGTTCTGCATCAGAGCCTTTGATTGGACAAAAGCCTCTATCAGTGCCTGTGATTGGTCAAAATCCTCTATCGGTGCCTGTGATTGGTCAGGAGCTGACTGTGTTTCAgactccctcccctcctcag TTTAAAGATACACCTGCGGACCGTGTAGAGGAACCGCCACTAGTGACAGACCCACAATCCCAGCTCCAGCCCTACTACCCACAGCCCTACCCCTACTACCCACTCACAACACAGCTACTGCCCAACCTGGAAACACTCACACCTGGGGAACAGGCACAG atAATGTCTAGGTTCCATATTATTCCGTCAGTCTCTCAGGATGGTCAGACAGTGTTCCCCACCTGGCAGTTAAGCGGTGCCGTAGGAGGAGCCCAGTCTCAG TCGTCCTCTCTGAGTTCTGAAGAGGACGCTTCACCTCCT GTGGTCTACACCAGGGTGATGCTGCCTCCAGTGGTCCCAGCGTACCAGAGCCAGGGGCTGAGTGtggaccctaaccctgacccttcacccttaacccctgaccccttgcctctgacccctgaccccggCCACGCCCACCTGGGGAACCCCCCGACTGTAGCCCCGATGGCCTCGGGGGGGCAGGGGACCCCCAAACCTGAGGTGGGGGGTGCGGTAGGGGTACAGATGAAGTGGGCCGTAGGggtgagggaagggggaggggtaCAGATAAAGAGTGGAGGTGCAGATAACCCCTGTCCTTTGGAGAAGATCCCCCCAGTAAGAGAGACCCAAACTTCTACCCATTCTGATCCTGGCCTCACCCATCGTCTCACCCCCTGGCACCTGCCCAGCCGAGCTAAGGGCGATGGGGGGAGAGCCTGA